The following is a genomic window from bacterium.
GAGGAGGACACCGGCAAGCTGCTGCACGCCGAGGGCCGCAGCCTGGTCGACTACAACCGCTCCGGCACGCCGCTCATGGAGGTCGTGACGGAGCCGGATTTGCGCTCGCCGGAGGAGGCACGGCTGTTTCTCGCGCAGCTGCGCGCCGTGCTGCAGTACGCGGGCGTGACGACCGGCCGGATGGAAGAAGGGACGCTCCGCTGCGACGCCAACCTCTCGCTTCGCGCGCCGGGCGGGCCCCACGGGACGCGGACCGAGGTCAAGAACATGAACTCGCTGCGCTCCGTCGAGCGCGCGCTGCGCTTCGAAGAGGCCCGCCAGCGCGAACAGTTGGCGCGCGGCGAGGCCGTCGTGCAGGAGACCCGCCACTGGGACGAACAGCGGGGCGTGACCTTCTCATCCCGCGAGAAGGAAGAGGCGCAGGACTACCGCTACTTTCCGGAGCCCGACCTCGTCCCGCTCGTCGTCGACGACGCGTGGGTCGCCCAAATCCGCACCGGGCTGCCGGAGCTGCCCGACGCCAAGCGGCGGCGGTACGCGGAGGCCTTCGCGCTGCCGGAGCATGAGGCGCGCCTGCTCACCGCGACGCGCCCGATGGCCGAGTTCTTCGAGGCGACCGTGCGCGGGTTCGACCAGCCCAAGATCGTCGCCAACTGGCTCGTCGGCGACGTAGCGGCCTACCTCAACACCGCGGGGCAGGAGATCGAGGAGGCCCGAATCACTCCCGCGGCCCTCGCGGAGATGCTCGGACTGCTCGATCGCGGGACGCTGAGCGGCCGCCTCGCCAAAGAGGTCCTCGAGGAGATGCTGCGCACGGGC
Proteins encoded in this region:
- the gatB gene encoding Asp-tRNA(Asn)/Glu-tRNA(Gln) amidotransferase subunit GatB: MTLETVIGLEVHVQLETASKMFCGCAVEFGAAPNSRTCPVCLGLPGSLPVLNRRAVELGLRTAVVLGCRVHSESEFHRKNYYYPDLPKNYQISQYQYAGHPPLATGGRFLLEDGDAPHTVGIRRVHLEEDTGKLLHAEGRSLVDYNRSGTPLMEVVTEPDLRSPEEARLFLAQLRAVLQYAGVTTGRMEEGTLRCDANLSLRAPGGPHGTRTEVKNMNSLRSVERALRFEEARQREQLARGEAVVQETRHWDEQRGVTFSSREKEEAQDYRYFPEPDLVPLVVDDAWVAQIRTGLPELPDAKRRRYAEAFALPEHEARLLTATRPMAEFFEATVRGFDQPKIVANWLVGDVAAYLNTAGQEIEEARITPAALAEMLGLLDRGTLSGRLAKEVLEEMLRTGRTAAEIVKDRGLAQISDEAALTEMVDGVIAEHPGPVGDVRAGKDRAVAFLVGQVMKRSRGRANPEVVNRLLRERLGAPVQVQIDPKDPR